Genomic window (Chitinophagales bacterium):
TATTCTCTCCTTCTTAGAATGGGCAGTCTCTACATGGGTTGACTTGCATATCAAATCTTTGTAGTGATTTGAAGTCGTAGCCACCTCCTACTATTCTAAACTCTGTTCTTCTGTTTCTTTGGTGTTCGTACTCGCTACATGGTACACCATCGGTACAGCCATTCACTGGTTGTGTTTCACCATAGCCTTTGGCTTGTAGTCTATTCTTGCTGATGCCTCTTGCTATCAACCAGTTCACTACACTCTGTGCTCTGCGTTGCGATAGCTTGATGTTATAATCATATGGTGCTCTTGAGTCGGTATGTGAGCCAATTTCTACTATCACACTTGGGTTCTCTTGCATGAAGCTAAGTAACTTGTTTAAGTCGCCTTCACTCTCTTCTCTTATATACCACTTGTCAAAGTCATAATAAATGTCTTTTAACACGATTGGCTCTGATATGGTTCCATCTGGATAGCTGTCTGGTATGCCATCGCCATCTGTGTCTATCATACCACCTGGTATTGGATCTAGTATTACTTCTACTTCTTTTGGATTAACACCACATCTCATGTCTATCTTACAATCGCCATCATCTTTGATTACTTCTGTATATCCTGGTAGGTATCCTTCTTTGTTGGCTACTACTATGTAATCACAGTCGCATCTTACTATCTCGCATATCTTACCATTCTCATCTGCTACTAGTGCTTTTGTCCATCCTTCACACTTGCTAGACAATAGTATCTTCGCTCCTGCCAGTGGATGTGTATTCTCTGGTGTTTTGTTGTCTATGTTTTCTATGCTTTCTGGTGTCGTAGTATTTGGTGTGTTTAAGCTCTCTAAGCTCTTACCTAGTACCGTGATGCTCATAGCATATTCTTTGCTCTTCTCTAATGGTATTTTTACAAATACTGTTCCACCTGGCTCTACGCCTTTGGTTGTAGCACACACACTATTGTTGCTTGCATAACCTTCTGCACTCGCCTCAAAACAGTAATCCATATTCTTAATCACTCCAAACTCAAACTCACCATCGCACTCCGTTTCTGTTCTACCTTCTTCACTGCTCGTAGTTTTGGCGATCATCTTTACTTTACTCTCACAGATTGGCTCGCCTGTTTGTGCATCTACTACTATTCCTTCTAGGTAAATTCCATCATCCTCAAAGCTATAAATGTCATCTAATCCATGTCCGCCTTCTCTGTTTGATGTAAAATATCCTGTGCTTTTGTCTTCGCCATATACTAAGCCAAAGTCATCATAAGAGCTGTTGATTGGTGCTCCTATGTTTCTTATCTTACCTACTTTGTCTGTCTTTGCGTCTACTTTCGTTCTAAAGATGTCTAGACCGCCTAAACCGCCATGTCCATCACTAGCAAAATATAGGTTATTATCCTTATCTACATACGGAAACATCTCCATGCCTTCTGTGTTGATTTCTGGTCCTAAGTTCTTTGGTGTACCCCAACTGCCTTCGCCTTCTTTCTGTGTTACATATACATCTGTACCACCGTAACCACCTGGCATATCACTGATAAAATACATCGTATTACCATCTGGTGTAAGTGCTGGATGTCCTACACTATACTCATCATTGTTATACGCAAACTCTTTGTCTTTGTCCCACTTCAGTCCATTCACCTCCGATTCGTATATCTTTAACTTTACTATCTTATCATCACTCTTGCCTGTCTTGCCATGATAATAGTTGTTTCTGGTGAAATAAACCTTATTCCCTTCTGGTGTGAAGCTTGGTGTTGCTTCGTGATACTTCGTACTGGCATCGTCTTTTAGCTGTTTTGGCTTGCTATCGAACTTCGTACCTTTTCCTTCTACAAAATACATATCAAAAAACTGTGTCCCTGTCCATGTGTGTTCTCTGCCTATTGCTTTTGAACTGTCTCTACTTGAGGAGTAGTATAAGCCACCGTCTTTGTAATATGGTCCAAAATCATATCCACCACTGTTAAAATCTAAATTATGTATTTCGTATCTATCTCTACTTAGTAAGTACTGTCCGTAGTCCGCACTTGCTTTGAGTTGATTCCCTGCTCTTTTATCTTCTGGTACACTTTGCTTGTAATTGGCATACCACTTTGCTGCTTCTTCATACTTCTCATTTGCCTGTAGCATTTGTGCGTAGTATAGCTTGTATTTTGGATCTAATTCATCTCCTGCATTTACTGCTTTGCCATACCAATACTCTGCTTGTACAAAGTTAGATGTTAATCTATAGCAATCGCCTAACTCGCTCATCGCTTTGACATCGCCTTCACCTTTTTTCTTTAGGTAATCTTCATATAATGGTATCGCTTCTTTGTAGGCTAAGTCGTTGTATAACTTCTCTGCTTTGCTTATGCCTCCTATTGCATTTTCTGTAACTCCACCGCCTTCTATTACTTGTGCTTTGGTTTGCATGCC
Coding sequences:
- a CDS encoding OmpA family protein is translated as MKKGQKYIKRAIKINISKIVLLLMMLLFLGMQTKAQVIEGGGVTENAIGGISKAEKLYNDLAYKEAIPLYEDYLKKKGEGDVKAMSELGDCYRLTSNFVQAEYWYGKAVNAGDELDPKYKLYYAQMLQANEKYEEAAKWYANYKQSVPEDKRAGNQLKASADYGQYLLSRDRYEIHNLDFNSGGYDFGPYYKDGGLYYSSSRDSSKAIGREHTWTGTQFFDMYFVEGKGTKFDSKPKQLKDDASTKYHEATPSFTPEGNKVYFTRNNYYHGKTGKSDDKIVKLKIYESEVNGLKWDKDKEFAYNNDEYSVGHPALTPDGNTMYFISDMPGGYGGTDVYVTQKEGEGSWGTPKNLGPEINTEGMEMFPYVDKDNNLYFASDGHGGLGGLDIFRTKVDAKTDKVGKIRNIGAPINSSYDDFGLVYGEDKSTGYFTSNREGGHGLDDIYSFEDDGIYLEGIVVDAQTGEPICESKVKMIAKTTSSEEGRTETECDGEFEFGVIKNMDYCFEASAEGYASNNSVCATTKGVEPGGTVFVKIPLEKSKEYAMSITVLGKSLESLNTPNTTTPESIENIDNKTPENTHPLAGAKILLSSKCEGWTKALVADENGKICEIVRCDCDYIVVANKEGYLPGYTEVIKDDGDCKIDMRCGVNPKEVEVILDPIPGGMIDTDGDGIPDSYPDGTISEPIVLKDIYYDFDKWYIREESEGDLNKLLSFMQENPSVIVEIGSHTDSRAPYDYNIKLSQRRAQSVVNWLIARGISKNRLQAKGYGETQPVNGCTDGVPCSEYEHQRNRRTEFRIVGGGYDFKSLQRFDMQVNPCRDCPF